The Streptomyces seoulensis genome contains a region encoding:
- a CDS encoding TetR/AcrR family transcriptional regulator, with protein sequence MARPRKPLLSTDRIVQTARALVDAEGLQAVSTRRLAAELGVSGPSLYNHFRTKDEILEAVADSVSAQVDLSMFEDGRDWRTALHDWAVSYRSALRDHPNVVPVLAHGPGRRPAGLRLADAVYGAMVDAGWSPAQATSIGALMRYFIMGSALGSFAAGFVDDASAYDPADYPHLGQAHLLAEQQHKIDERAFETGLAALLDGLERQYGQPEPGARP encoded by the coding sequence ATGGCCCGACCGCGCAAGCCCCTCCTCAGCACCGACCGGATCGTCCAGACGGCGCGGGCCCTCGTGGACGCCGAGGGCCTCCAGGCCGTCTCCACCCGGCGGCTCGCCGCCGAGCTCGGCGTCAGCGGGCCCTCCCTCTACAACCACTTCCGCACCAAGGACGAGATCCTGGAGGCGGTCGCGGACTCGGTGAGCGCGCAGGTCGACCTGTCGATGTTCGAGGACGGCCGGGACTGGCGGACCGCGCTGCACGACTGGGCCGTCTCCTACCGGTCCGCGCTGCGCGACCACCCCAACGTCGTCCCGGTCCTCGCGCACGGCCCCGGCCGCCGTCCGGCCGGACTGCGCCTGGCGGACGCGGTGTACGGGGCGATGGTCGACGCGGGCTGGTCGCCCGCGCAGGCGACCTCGATCGGCGCGCTGATGCGGTACTTCATCATGGGCTCCGCGCTCGGCTCCTTCGCCGCGGGCTTCGTGGACGACGCGAGCGCCTACGACCCCGCCGACTACCCCCACCTCGGTCAGGCCCACCTCCTCGCCGAGCAGCAGCACAAGATCGACGAGCGGGCCTTCGAGACCGGACTTGCGGCCCTGCTGGACGGGCTGGAGCGGCAGTACGGGCAGCCGGAGCCCGGGGCCCGGCCATGA
- a CDS encoding aldehyde dehydrogenase family protein produces MKPHDGLYIDGAWRPAESPDVIEVVNPVDEEVIGRVPAGGAADVDAAVRAARAALPGWAATPPVERAARLAALRDALAAREEDFTETVTAELGAPPQFARAVHVGLPLAVAASYAELAAAHPFEERIGSSTVLHEPVGVVGAITPWNYPLHQIVAKVAPALAAGCAIVLKPAEDTPLTAQLFAEAVHDAGVPAGVFNLVTGLGTEAGRALAGHPGVDMVSFTGSTAVGREIGAAAGAGVKRVALELGGKSANVILPSADLAKAVNVGVANVMSNSGQTCSAWTRMLVHRDRYEEAVGLAAAAAAKYGDRIGPVVNARQHARVRGYIERGVAEGARLVAGGTETPREKGYFVSPTVFADVTPEMTIAQEEIFGPVLCVLAYEDEEDALRIADGTVYGLAGAVWAGDAEEAAAFARRMHTGQVDINGGRFNPLAPFGGYKQSGVGRELGTHGLAEYLQTKSLQF; encoded by the coding sequence ATGAAGCCACACGACGGTCTCTACATCGACGGCGCATGGCGCCCGGCCGAGAGCCCGGACGTCATCGAGGTCGTGAACCCCGTCGACGAGGAGGTCATCGGCCGCGTCCCGGCGGGCGGCGCGGCCGACGTCGACGCCGCCGTGCGGGCCGCCCGTGCCGCGCTGCCCGGCTGGGCCGCCACGCCCCCGGTCGAGCGTGCCGCCCGACTGGCCGCCCTGCGGGACGCGCTGGCCGCCCGCGAGGAGGACTTCACCGAGACGGTCACCGCCGAACTGGGCGCTCCACCGCAGTTCGCGCGCGCCGTGCACGTCGGCCTGCCGCTCGCCGTGGCCGCCTCCTACGCCGAACTGGCCGCCGCCCACCCCTTCGAGGAGCGGATCGGCAGCTCCACCGTCCTGCACGAGCCCGTGGGCGTCGTCGGCGCGATCACCCCCTGGAACTACCCGCTCCACCAGATTGTCGCCAAGGTCGCCCCGGCGCTCGCCGCGGGCTGCGCGATCGTGCTCAAGCCCGCCGAGGACACCCCGCTCACCGCCCAGCTCTTCGCCGAGGCCGTCCATGACGCGGGTGTCCCCGCCGGGGTGTTCAACCTTGTCACCGGCCTCGGTACGGAAGCCGGACGGGCCCTCGCCGGGCATCCCGGTGTCGACATGGTCTCCTTCACCGGTTCCACCGCCGTCGGCCGGGAGATCGGCGCGGCCGCCGGAGCGGGCGTGAAGCGGGTCGCGCTCGAACTCGGCGGCAAGTCCGCCAACGTCATCCTGCCGAGCGCCGACCTCGCCAAGGCGGTCAACGTCGGCGTCGCCAACGTGATGTCCAACTCCGGCCAGACCTGCAGCGCCTGGACCCGGATGCTGGTCCACCGCGACCGGTACGAGGAGGCGGTCGGACTGGCGGCCGCCGCCGCGGCGAAGTACGGCGACCGCATCGGGCCCGTCGTCAACGCCAGGCAGCACGCCAGGGTGCGCGGCTACATCGAGCGGGGTGTCGCCGAGGGCGCCCGGCTGGTCGCGGGTGGAACCGAAACCCCGCGGGAGAAGGGGTACTTCGTCAGCCCGACCGTCTTCGCGGACGTCACCCCCGAGATGACGATCGCGCAGGAGGAGATCTTCGGCCCCGTGCTCTGCGTACTCGCCTACGAGGACGAGGAGGACGCGCTGCGCATCGCCGACGGCACCGTGTACGGCCTCGCGGGCGCCGTGTGGGCCGGGGACGCGGAGGAGGCCGCCGCGTTCGCCCGCCGGATGCACACCGGGCAGGTCGACATCAACGGCGGCCGCTTCAACCCCCTCGCCCCCTTCGGCGGGTACAAGCAGTCCGGGGTGGGCCGGGAACTCGGCACGCACGGACTGGCCGAGTACCTCCAGACCAAGTCCCTGCAGTTCTGA
- a CDS encoding ArsR/SmtB family transcription factor, translating into MTARDPRAAALASLAALLADETRAGCLLTLLDGRAWTAGELARHVAVAPSTLSEHLNRLVAGGLLAQERQGRHRYVRLADPRAAQLVEDLAAHLPQDAVRQVPRSLRESSAGSAMARGRTCYDHLAGRLGIAVTDALTARGLLRQDTGFALTDAGLAWFGDAGIGVDRSTRRPLARACLDWTERRPHLGGAAGAALCRHALDTGWCVRVGSGRAVRVTPAGARALADLLGIDGRALA; encoded by the coding sequence ATGACCGCCAGGGACCCGCGGGCCGCCGCTCTCGCCTCGCTCGCCGCGCTGCTCGCCGACGAGACGCGGGCCGGCTGTCTGCTGACCCTGCTGGACGGGCGCGCGTGGACCGCCGGGGAACTCGCCCGGCACGTCGCGGTCGCGCCCTCCACGCTCAGCGAGCACCTGAACCGGCTGGTCGCGGGCGGCCTGCTCGCGCAGGAACGTCAGGGCCGGCACCGGTACGTCCGGCTGGCCGACCCGCGCGCGGCGCAGTTGGTCGAGGACCTGGCCGCGCATCTGCCGCAGGACGCGGTGCGCCAGGTCCCGCGCTCCTTGCGGGAGTCGAGCGCCGGGTCCGCGATGGCGCGGGGCCGCACCTGCTACGACCACCTCGCCGGCCGGCTGGGCATCGCGGTCACCGACGCGCTGACCGCGCGCGGACTGCTGCGCCAGGACACCGGGTTCGCGCTCACCGACGCGGGGCTCGCCTGGTTCGGGGACGCGGGCATCGGCGTGGACCGCTCCACACGCCGCCCGCTGGCCCGCGCCTGCCTCGACTGGACCGAGCGGCGCCCGCATCTCGGGGGCGCGGCGGGCGCCGCACTGTGCCGGCACGCGCTGGACACCGGCTGGTGCGTCCGCGTGGGCTCGGGGCGCGCGGTGCGGGTGACGCCCGCGGGGGCGCGTGCGCTGGCCGACCTGCTGGGCATCGACGGGCGGGCGCTGGCCTGA
- a CDS encoding molybdopterin oxidoreductase family protein: protein MSRTALRICPLCEATCGLTLTIEGTRVTGARGDRDDVFSKGFICPKGASFGALDADPDRLRTPLIRENGELREASWEEAFDAVARGLRPVVERYGADALGVVLGNPNVHTMAGALYPTVLLGAVRTRSLFTASTVDQMPKHVSSGLLFGDANAIPVPDLDHTDHLLLIGANPLESNGSLCTAPDFPGKLRALKARGGTLTVVDPRRTRTAKLADRHIAIRPGADALLLAAMATVLFEEGLVDLGDLAAHVDGLPGLRQELADFTPEAVAGACDVEPDTIRALARELAAAPTAAVYARIGSCTVPHGTLASWLVDVLNTLTGNLDRPGGALFPQAATDRTPRPAGPGRGFTLGRWHSRVRQLPEAKGELPLSALAEEIDTATPEGEPVRALIVIAANPVLSAPDGDRLDKALESMDFMVSVDPYLNETSRHAHVVLPPPPPAQSPHHDFAFNTLAVRNQVRYTRPAVPLEPGRMAETEILARLVLAASGMHGADPAAVDTMVIEQTLGKAVQEPHSPVHGRDPRELAGLLTGADGPERRLDLMLRLGPYGDGFGARPDGLTLARLLGNPHGIDLGPLRPRLPQPLKTPSGKVELLPAPIAADLPRLREALRERPTGLVLVGRRHLRSNNSWLHNVPALTGGTNRCTLHLHPEDAERLGVRDGEPVRIKGAGGEVTAPAEVTDAIRPGVVSLPHGWGHGRPGTRLTHAGREPGVNVNQLLDGTLLDPLSGNAVLNGIPVRLSPASTPASLAPEN from the coding sequence GTGTCCCGCACCGCTCTGCGTATCTGCCCCCTGTGCGAGGCCACCTGCGGGCTGACCCTCACCATCGAGGGCACCCGAGTCACCGGCGCCCGGGGCGACCGTGACGACGTGTTCAGCAAGGGCTTCATCTGCCCCAAGGGCGCCTCCTTCGGCGCGCTCGACGCCGACCCCGACCGGCTGCGCACCCCGCTGATCCGCGAGAACGGCGAGCTGCGCGAGGCAAGTTGGGAGGAGGCGTTCGACGCGGTCGCGCGGGGCCTACGCCCGGTCGTGGAGCGGTACGGCGCCGACGCCCTCGGGGTGGTCCTCGGCAACCCCAACGTGCACACCATGGCAGGCGCCCTCTATCCCACCGTCCTGCTCGGCGCGGTACGCACCCGCTCCCTGTTCACCGCCTCCACGGTCGACCAGATGCCCAAGCACGTCTCCAGCGGCCTGCTGTTCGGCGACGCCAACGCCATCCCCGTGCCCGACCTCGACCACACCGACCACCTCCTCCTGATCGGCGCCAACCCCCTGGAGTCCAACGGAAGCCTGTGCACCGCGCCGGACTTCCCCGGCAAGCTCAGGGCGCTCAAGGCGCGCGGCGGCACCCTCACCGTCGTGGACCCCCGGCGCACCCGCACCGCCAAGCTCGCCGACCGGCACATCGCCATCCGGCCCGGCGCCGACGCCCTGCTGCTCGCCGCGATGGCCACCGTGCTGTTCGAGGAGGGTCTGGTGGACCTCGGAGACCTCGCGGCACACGTCGACGGGCTGCCCGGACTCCGGCAGGAACTGGCGGACTTCACGCCCGAGGCGGTCGCCGGAGCGTGCGACGTCGAGCCGGACACCATCCGCGCCCTCGCCCGTGAACTCGCCGCCGCCCCCACCGCCGCCGTCTACGCCCGCATCGGCAGTTGCACCGTCCCGCACGGCACACTGGCGAGCTGGCTCGTCGACGTGCTCAACACCCTCACCGGCAACCTCGACCGCCCCGGCGGCGCCCTCTTCCCCCAGGCCGCCACCGACCGCACCCCCCGCCCCGCCGGCCCCGGCCGGGGCTTCACGCTCGGCCGCTGGCACAGCCGCGTACGACAGCTTCCGGAGGCGAAGGGGGAGTTGCCGCTCTCCGCGCTCGCCGAGGAGATCGACACCGCCACCCCCGAGGGCGAACCCGTACGCGCGCTGATCGTGATCGCCGCCAACCCGGTGCTGTCCGCGCCCGACGGGGACCGGCTCGACAAGGCCCTGGAATCCATGGACTTCATGGTCAGTGTCGATCCCTATCTCAACGAGACCTCCCGCCACGCCCACGTCGTGCTGCCCCCGCCGCCGCCCGCGCAGAGCCCGCACCACGACTTCGCGTTCAACACCCTGGCCGTCCGCAACCAGGTCCGCTACACCCGGCCCGCCGTCCCGCTGGAGCCCGGCAGGATGGCCGAGACCGAGATACTCGCCCGGCTGGTCCTCGCCGCGAGCGGCATGCACGGCGCCGACCCGGCCGCTGTCGACACCATGGTCATCGAGCAGACCCTCGGCAAGGCTGTCCAGGAACCCCACTCCCCGGTCCACGGGCGCGACCCGCGCGAACTGGCCGGGCTGCTCACCGGCGCCGACGGCCCCGAGCGCCGCCTCGACCTGATGCTGCGCCTTGGCCCCTACGGCGACGGCTTCGGCGCCCGCCCCGACGGCCTCACCCTCGCCCGCCTGCTCGGGAACCCGCACGGCATCGACCTCGGCCCGCTGCGCCCCCGCCTGCCCCAGCCGCTGAAGACGCCCAGTGGCAAGGTCGAGCTGCTGCCCGCCCCCATCGCCGCCGACCTGCCCCGGCTGCGCGAGGCCCTGCGCGAGCGGCCCACCGGGCTCGTCCTCGTCGGCCGCCGCCATCTGCGCTCCAACAACAGTTGGCTGCACAACGTGCCCGCCCTCACCGGCGGCACCAACCGCTGCACCCTGCACCTGCACCCCGAGGACGCCGAGCGTCTCGGCGTGCGCGACGGCGAGCCGGTGCGGATCAAGGGCGCCGGGGGAGAGGTGACCGCGCCGGCCGAGGTCACCGACGCCATCCGCCCCGGCGTGGTGAGCCTCCCGCACGGCTGGGGCCACGGCCGTCCCGGCACCCGGCTGACCCACGCCGGACGCGAACCCGGCGTCAACGTCAACCAGCTCCTCGACGGCACCCTCCTCGATCCCCTGTCCGGCAACGCCGTCCTCAACGGAATCCCGGTCCGGCTCAGCCCCGCGAGCACCCCGGCATCCCTGGCGCCGGAAAACTAA
- the hmgA gene encoding homogentisate 1,2-dioxygenase: MTDGGTSRASGFERGGARKTAEGLAYLTGFGNEHASEAVPGALPEGRNSPQRAPLGLYAEQLSGTAFTEPRAHNRRSWLYRVRPSAAHPAFTRTANGAIRTAPFTETVPDPNRLRWSPLPEPLPGTDFLAGLWTLGGNGDATQRSGMAVHLYHANSSMERVFSDADGELLIVPERGGLLLHTEFGRLHVEPSHVALIPRGVRFRVELLDDSARGYVCENYGAPFRLPDLGPIGANGLANPRDFRAPVAAYEDVEGPVEVVNKFCGNLWTATYDHSPLDVVAWHGNYVPYSYDLRRFNVIGTISYDHPDPSIFTVLTSPSDTPGLAGADFVVFAPRWLVGEDTFRPPYFHRNVMSEYMGLVEGAYDAKAEGFVPGGGSLHNMMSAHGPDRETFDRASAAELRPQRIDDGLAFMFETRWPLTLTPHAARADHLQQGYDDVWRGLEPHFRTA, encoded by the coding sequence ATGACCGATGGGGGTACCTCCCGCGCGAGCGGGTTCGAGCGTGGGGGAGCGCGGAAGACTGCCGAAGGGCTGGCGTACCTGACCGGCTTCGGCAACGAACACGCCTCGGAGGCGGTGCCCGGCGCCCTGCCCGAGGGCCGCAACTCACCGCAGCGCGCGCCGCTCGGCCTGTACGCGGAGCAGTTGAGCGGTACGGCCTTCACCGAGCCCCGCGCGCACAACCGCCGCTCCTGGCTGTACCGCGTCCGCCCCTCGGCCGCGCACCCCGCCTTCACCCGCACCGCCAACGGCGCGATCCGCACGGCCCCCTTCACCGAGACCGTGCCCGACCCCAACCGGCTGCGCTGGAGCCCGCTGCCCGAGCCGCTGCCGGGCACGGACTTCCTGGCGGGCCTGTGGACGCTGGGCGGTAACGGCGACGCGACCCAGCGCAGCGGCATGGCCGTGCATCTCTATCACGCCAATTCCTCGATGGAGCGGGTCTTCTCGGACGCCGACGGCGAGCTGCTCATCGTGCCGGAGCGGGGCGGGCTGCTGCTCCACACCGAGTTCGGGCGGCTGCATGTGGAGCCCTCACACGTGGCTCTGATCCCCCGTGGGGTCCGCTTCCGTGTGGAGCTGCTGGACGACTCGGCGCGGGGCTATGTGTGCGAGAACTATGGGGCGCCCTTCCGGCTGCCCGACCTCGGCCCCATCGGCGCCAACGGCCTCGCCAACCCGCGCGACTTCCGGGCGCCCGTCGCCGCGTACGAGGACGTCGAGGGCCCGGTGGAGGTGGTCAACAAGTTCTGCGGCAACCTCTGGACGGCCACCTACGACCACTCCCCGCTCGATGTGGTCGCCTGGCACGGCAACTATGTGCCGTACAGCTATGACCTGCGCCGGTTCAACGTGATCGGCACCATCTCCTACGACCACCCGGACCCGTCCATCTTCACCGTCCTGACCTCCCCCTCGGACACACCGGGCCTGGCGGGTGCCGACTTCGTGGTCTTCGCACCGCGCTGGCTGGTCGGCGAGGACACCTTCCGGCCGCCGTACTTCCACCGGAACGTGATGAGCGAGTACATGGGCCTCGTCGAGGGCGCCTACGACGCCAAGGCGGAGGGGTTCGTGCCGGGCGGCGGCTCGCTGCACAACATGATGTCGGCGCACGGCCCGGACCGGGAGACCTTCGACCGGGCGAGCGCGGCCGAACTGCGCCCGCAGCGGATCGACGACGGGCTCGCGTTCATGTTCGAGACCCGCTGGCCGCTGACGCTCACCCCGCACGCGGCCCGCGCGGACCACCTCCAGCAGGGCTACGACGACGTGTGGCGCGGACTCGAGCCGCATTTCCGTACGGCGTGA
- a CDS encoding Zn-dependent alcohol dehydrogenase, which yields MTVRAAVLPAVGAPLEITGIELPEPGPGQVRVRLAAAGVCHSDLSLSNGTMRVPVPAVLGHEGAGTVTAVGEGVAGLAPGTPVVLNWAPACGGCPACARGEVWLCGSALDGAARVHARTADGTELHPGLNVGAFAEETVVPAACALPLPEGVPLTDAALLGCAVLTGYGAVHHSAQVRPGETVAVFGVGGVGLATLQAARIAGASRIVAVDVTEQKEELARACGATDFVLADEQTPRAIRALTDKQGVDVAVECAGRAQSIRAAWESTRRGGRTTVVGIGGKDQQVTFNALELFHWGRTLSGCVYGNSDPARDLPAIAAHIREGRLDLSALVTEHITLKDIPAAFDAMLAGRGGRALVVF from the coding sequence ATGACCGTACGAGCCGCCGTCCTGCCCGCAGTCGGGGCCCCGCTGGAGATCACCGGCATCGAACTGCCCGAGCCGGGGCCCGGCCAGGTGCGGGTGCGCCTGGCAGCCGCCGGGGTCTGCCACTCCGACCTGTCCCTGTCCAACGGCACCATGCGGGTGCCGGTCCCCGCCGTCCTCGGCCACGAGGGCGCCGGCACCGTGACGGCCGTCGGTGAAGGAGTGGCCGGACTCGCGCCCGGCACGCCCGTCGTCCTCAACTGGGCCCCCGCCTGCGGAGGCTGCCCGGCCTGTGCGCGCGGCGAGGTCTGGCTGTGCGGCAGCGCGCTCGACGGCGCCGCCCGCGTCCACGCCCGCACCGCCGACGGCACCGAACTCCATCCCGGCCTGAACGTGGGCGCGTTCGCCGAGGAGACCGTCGTACCCGCCGCCTGCGCGCTGCCGCTTCCCGAGGGCGTGCCGCTCACCGACGCGGCCCTCCTCGGCTGCGCCGTCCTCACCGGCTACGGCGCCGTCCACCACTCGGCACAGGTCCGGCCCGGTGAGACGGTCGCCGTGTTCGGGGTCGGCGGGGTCGGGCTCGCGACCCTCCAGGCGGCCCGGATCGCGGGCGCTTCCCGCATCGTCGCTGTGGACGTCACCGAGCAGAAGGAGGAGCTGGCCCGCGCCTGCGGCGCCACCGATTTCGTGCTCGCCGACGAACAGACCCCGCGCGCGATCCGCGCCCTCACGGACAAGCAGGGCGTCGACGTGGCCGTGGAGTGCGCGGGCCGCGCGCAGAGCATCCGCGCCGCCTGGGAGTCCACCCGCCGGGGCGGGCGCACCACGGTCGTCGGCATCGGCGGCAAGGACCAGCAGGTCACCTTCAACGCCCTGGAGCTCTTCCACTGGGGCCGCACCCTCTCCGGCTGCGTCTACGGCAACTCCGACCCCGCCCGCGACCTCCCGGCCATCGCCGCCCACATCCGCGAGGGCCGCCTCGACCTCTCCGCCCTCGTCACCGAGCACATCACCCTGAAGGACATCCCGGCCGCCTTCGACGCCATGCTTGCGGGCCGGGGCGGCCGGGCGCTGGTGGTGTTCTGA
- a CDS encoding GntR family transcriptional regulator, which produces MTSFAPDSIVLNRKLPLWYQVSQSLRASILGRSPEDPLRLPTEERLAEHYGVSVLTMRQALKELEDEGLISRHRRRGTFIEPGVRRGAPVRLLGSVDAIVAQQSGMTAELLDHARVPVPPLLAEHFPDLTEVAVYHRLRGDAKTGEPTNHAVNHVRPELADRIDPADLARWPMTKVLRDVVGADISRITDTVEARLADPETARLLRVPLLSPILHYTGVTYDSAGHVLDVAVIHYRGDRFSFTVTLEAT; this is translated from the coding sequence GTGACCTCTTTCGCCCCGGACTCGATCGTCCTGAACCGCAAGCTGCCGCTCTGGTACCAGGTGTCGCAGTCGCTGCGCGCCTCCATCCTGGGCCGCTCCCCCGAGGACCCGCTGCGGCTGCCCACCGAGGAGCGGCTGGCGGAGCACTACGGGGTGAGCGTGCTGACGATGCGGCAGGCGCTGAAGGAGCTGGAGGACGAGGGGCTGATCAGCAGGCACCGGCGGCGCGGCACGTTCATCGAGCCGGGCGTGCGGCGCGGGGCGCCGGTGCGGCTGCTGGGCTCGGTGGACGCGATCGTGGCCCAGCAGTCCGGGATGACGGCCGAACTGCTCGACCACGCGCGGGTGCCCGTGCCGCCCCTGCTGGCCGAGCACTTCCCGGACCTGACGGAGGTGGCGGTCTACCACCGGCTGCGCGGGGACGCGAAGACGGGCGAGCCGACCAACCACGCCGTCAACCACGTGCGCCCCGAGCTGGCCGACCGGATCGACCCTGCGGACCTGGCCCGCTGGCCGATGACGAAGGTGCTGCGGGACGTCGTGGGCGCCGACATCAGCCGGATCACGGACACGGTGGAGGCCCGGCTCGCCGACCCGGAGACCGCCCGGCTGCTGCGCGTACCGCTGCTGAGCCCGATCCTGCACTACACGGGGGTCACCTACGACTCGGCGGGCCACGTGCTGGACGTGGCCGTCATCCACTACCGGGGTGACCGGTTCTCCTTCACCGTCACCCTGGAGGCCACCTGA
- a CDS encoding DMT family transporter: protein MDLSPRHRLLPAAAAVVTVLLWASAFVVIRTAGDAYSPGALALGRLLAGGLTLAALCAVRREGLPPRAAWPGILVSGVLWFGFYMVALNWGEQRVDAGTAALVVNVGPLLIALFAARFLGDPMPPRLLAGMAVSFTGAVIVGLSMSAGGGGSSVLGVVACLLAAVAYAAGVVAQKPALARASALQVTTYGCLVGAVACLPFAGQLVSEAAHAPLSATLGMVYLGVFPTALAFTAWAYALARTSASKLGATTYAVPALVVVMSWLALGEVPGPVMLGGGLLCLAGVAVARSRGRAAPARVTDAAPRPDRVR, encoded by the coding sequence ATGGACCTCAGTCCGCGTCATCGTCTGCTGCCCGCGGCCGCCGCCGTGGTCACCGTGCTGCTGTGGGCGTCCGCCTTCGTGGTGATCCGCACCGCCGGGGACGCCTACTCGCCGGGTGCGCTGGCGCTCGGACGGCTGCTCGCGGGCGGTCTCACCCTGGCCGCGCTGTGCGCCGTACGGCGTGAGGGGCTGCCGCCGCGCGCCGCCTGGCCGGGCATCCTGGTGTCCGGGGTGCTCTGGTTCGGTTTCTACATGGTGGCCCTGAACTGGGGCGAGCAGCGGGTGGACGCGGGCACGGCCGCCCTGGTGGTGAACGTCGGCCCGCTGCTGATCGCCCTGTTCGCCGCCCGGTTCCTCGGGGACCCGATGCCGCCCCGGCTGCTGGCGGGGATGGCGGTGTCGTTCACCGGCGCGGTGATCGTGGGTCTGTCCATGTCGGCCGGGGGCGGCGGTTCCTCTGTGCTCGGCGTGGTGGCCTGCCTGCTCGCGGCGGTCGCGTACGCGGCCGGGGTGGTCGCGCAGAAGCCCGCCCTGGCACGGGCGAGCGCCCTGCAGGTGACGACGTACGGCTGCCTGGTCGGCGCGGTGGCCTGCCTGCCGTTCGCCGGGCAACTGGTGTCGGAGGCGGCACACGCCCCGCTGTCGGCGACGCTGGGCATGGTGTACCTCGGCGTCTTCCCGACCGCGCTCGCGTTCACCGCCTGGGCCTACGCCCTGGCCCGCACCAGCGCCTCCAAGCTGGGCGCGACGACGTACGCCGTGCCCGCGCTGGTCGTGGTGATGTCCTGGCTGGCCCTGGGCGAGGTACCGGGACCGGTCATGCTGGGCGGCGGCCTCCTGTGCCTGGCGGGCGTGGCCGTGGCCCGGTCGCGCGGGCGTGCGGCGCCGGCCCGGGTGACGGACGCGGCGCCCCGGCCCGACCGGGTGCGCTGA
- a CDS encoding TetR/AcrR family transcriptional regulator produces MAVPHVTTLRRVPVQQRSAERLTRILDACAALLDEVGYDALTTRAVAERAAVPIGSVYRFFGNKRQMADALAQRNLRHYAEHVTVRLSEAPPGDWRAAMDVVLDEYLGMKRTAPGFALVDFGNQIPVGTRSAAPNTRVADRLTELIAGYLGRTPDEDLRRVLLVAVESADTLIQLAFRGDPDGDPAIIHETRELLRAYLGRVLD; encoded by the coding sequence GTGGCCGTGCCCCATGTGACAACGCTCCGCCGCGTCCCCGTACAGCAGCGCAGCGCCGAACGGCTGACCAGAATCCTCGACGCCTGCGCCGCCCTCCTGGACGAGGTCGGCTACGACGCCCTGACCACCCGCGCGGTCGCCGAGCGCGCGGCGGTGCCCATCGGCTCGGTGTACCGCTTCTTCGGCAACAAGCGGCAGATGGCCGACGCCCTCGCCCAGCGCAACCTGCGCCACTACGCCGAGCACGTCACCGTACGGCTGAGCGAGGCGCCGCCCGGCGACTGGCGGGCCGCGATGGACGTCGTCCTGGACGAGTACCTCGGCATGAAACGCACCGCCCCCGGCTTCGCCCTGGTGGACTTCGGCAACCAGATACCGGTCGGCACCCGGAGCGCGGCGCCCAACACCCGCGTGGCGGACCGGCTCACCGAACTCATCGCCGGCTACCTGGGCCGCACCCCCGACGAAGACCTGCGCCGCGTCCTCCTGGTCGCCGTGGAGAGCGCGGACACCCTCATCCAGCTCGCCTTCCGCGGTGACCCGGACGGGGACCCGGCGATCATCCACGAGACGCGGGAACTCCTGCGGGCCTACCTGGGCCGCGTTCTGGACTGA